One Planctomycetaceae bacterium genomic window carries:
- the glmS gene encoding glutamine--fructose-6-phosphate transaminase (isomerizing): protein MCGIVGYVGFRTVTELLLEGLHRLEYRGYDSAGIAVQANGSITIRKRAGRVSELSQLIQSQPVSGAVGIGHTRWATHGETTDENSHPHLGGNGEVAIVHNGVIENYDVLRRQLMQLGYVFRSQTDTEVIAHLIAHHLEEQQRLGADAESVDTYLKSVELALDRLKGTFGLGVVFRDCPDTVIAARSGSPLVIGIGRDEYFLASDASPLIGYTKEVVYLSDNEIAVLQPSGIRIEHRATGNVLPTIQTLDQVSSDIELGDFEHYMLKEIFEQPQTVENAMRGRLDDEEATAVIGGLNLTAQQLRRINRIVLTACGTSWHAGLVGEYLLEEFARMPTEVEYASELRYRNPPMSDGTLVFAITQSGETADTLAAMRECKRKGHPTLAICNVVGSSIAREADGGIYLHAGPEIGVASTKAFTSQVTVLTLLALFLGRMRHMSYPAGKRIIRQLKAMPEVLQRTLNCHDQVQEISDKYADFDNYLYLGRLYNFPVALEGALKLKEISYIHAEGYPAAEMKHGPIALVDEKTPSVFVVPRGGIHPKVISNMQEVKARKGPVIAIACEGDDEVARIADDVIYIPDVEEYLQPLVCAIPLQLLSYHVALLRGCNVDRPRNLAKSVTVE, encoded by the coding sequence ATGTGTGGCATTGTGGGCTACGTGGGGTTTCGGACCGTCACAGAACTTCTGCTGGAAGGTCTGCACCGGCTGGAATATCGCGGCTACGACAGCGCGGGAATCGCCGTTCAGGCGAATGGCAGCATCACGATCCGCAAGCGCGCGGGGCGAGTTTCGGAGCTGTCGCAGTTGATTCAAAGCCAGCCGGTCAGCGGCGCTGTGGGAATCGGGCATACTCGGTGGGCGACACACGGTGAGACCACGGACGAGAATTCTCACCCGCACCTGGGCGGCAACGGCGAAGTTGCCATCGTCCATAACGGAGTCATCGAAAACTACGACGTGCTGCGCAGGCAACTGATGCAGCTCGGCTACGTGTTTCGGTCGCAGACAGACACGGAAGTGATCGCTCATCTGATCGCTCACCATCTGGAAGAACAGCAACGGCTGGGTGCCGATGCGGAAAGCGTCGATACGTACCTGAAGTCCGTCGAACTGGCGCTGGATCGGCTGAAGGGAACGTTCGGTCTGGGCGTTGTCTTCCGGGATTGCCCGGACACGGTTATCGCCGCGAGATCCGGAAGTCCGCTTGTCATCGGGATCGGCCGGGACGAGTACTTTCTGGCCAGCGACGCCAGCCCGCTGATCGGCTACACAAAGGAAGTCGTGTATCTGTCGGACAATGAAATCGCCGTGCTGCAGCCGTCCGGCATCCGCATCGAACACCGTGCCACGGGCAACGTGCTGCCCACGATTCAGACGCTTGATCAGGTCAGTTCTGACATCGAACTCGGCGACTTCGAACACTACATGCTGAAGGAAATCTTCGAACAGCCGCAGACCGTCGAAAACGCCATGCGCGGCCGGCTGGACGATGAAGAAGCCACAGCCGTGATCGGCGGGCTGAATCTGACGGCTCAGCAGCTTCGCCGAATCAACCGAATCGTATTGACCGCCTGCGGAACAAGCTGGCATGCCGGACTGGTCGGTGAATACCTGCTGGAAGAATTCGCCAGAATGCCGACGGAAGTGGAATACGCCAGCGAGCTTCGCTACCGCAACCCGCCGATGTCCGACGGAACGCTGGTGTTCGCCATCACGCAAAGCGGCGAAACCGCCGATACGCTCGCCGCCATGCGCGAATGCAAACGCAAGGGACATCCGACACTTGCCATCTGCAACGTCGTGGGTTCATCGATCGCCCGCGAAGCCGATGGCGGCATTTATCTGCACGCCGGACCGGAAATCGGTGTCGCGTCGACGAAGGCATTCACGTCCCAGGTCACAGTGCTGACACTGCTGGCTCTGTTTCTGGGACGCATGAGACACATGTCCTACCCGGCCGGAAAGCGAATCATCCGCCAGTTGAAAGCGATGCCCGAGGTGCTGCAGCGAACGCTGAACTGCCATGATCAGGTCCAGGAGATCTCCGACAAATATGCCGACTTTGACAACTACCTCTACCTGGGCCGCTTGTACAACTTTCCCGTCGCCCTGGAAGGCGCTTTGAAGCTGAAGGAAATCAGCTACATCCACGCCGAAGGGTATCCGGCCGCCGAAATGAAACACGGCCCGATTGCGCTGGTGGATGAAAAGACTCCCAGCGTGTTCGTCGTGCCTCGCGGCGGAATCCATCCCAAAGTCATCAGCAATATGCAGGAAGTGAAGGCTCGCAAGGGCCCCGTGATCGCCATTGCCTGCGAAGGTGACGACGAAGTGGCCCGGATTGCCGACGACGTGATCTACATTCCCGACGTTGAAGAGTACCTGCAACCGCTGGTGTGCGCGATTCCTCTGCAGTTGCTGAGCTACCATGTCGCGCTGCTGCGAGGCTGCAACGTCGACCGGCCGAGAAACCTGGCGAAGAGCGTGACAGTCGAATAG
- a CDS encoding 3-deoxy-D-manno-octulosonic acid transferase, translating into MPVLLNIVYGLLLIFLSPVILWRIVRHGRYRHGLAEKLLGRLPRLSAQKPVVWFHAVSVGEVLQLQKVVAEFRTRAADRFQVLVTTSTDTGFELAASRFEGCEVSWFPLDFSWAVRTALSRIRPSLLVLMELEFWPNMLSACQNAGVQTAVINARMSERSFRGYRRVRRLLGPLFDRFSVVAAQSQSSAERLVTLGARASATHVTGSTKFDGASADRHNAVTIALRAALGISDDETVFIAGSTQAPEEQLAVDAWKSARADFPNLRLIVVPRHRERFDDVAAIISTSGCSLTRRSTITAPTPIDSSTVILLDTIGELGACWGLADIAFVGGSFGTRGGQNMLEPAAYGAAVMFGPKTRNFRDIVAQLKSAEAAIELASPEELQTQLRRLLMDRKSAAELGQRAQNFVLSQQGAIAKTVELLLDCLNPDSRAPSAKSTADGDE; encoded by the coding sequence ATGCCCGTTCTGCTGAATATCGTTTATGGCCTGCTGCTGATTTTCCTTTCACCGGTGATCCTGTGGCGGATAGTGCGGCATGGCCGCTATCGTCACGGTTTGGCCGAAAAGCTGCTTGGGCGTTTGCCGCGGCTGTCGGCGCAAAAGCCGGTCGTCTGGTTTCACGCCGTCAGCGTCGGAGAAGTGCTGCAACTGCAGAAGGTCGTGGCGGAATTTCGGACGCGCGCGGCGGATCGGTTTCAGGTTCTCGTCACGACATCAACCGACACCGGTTTTGAACTTGCGGCGTCGCGTTTTGAAGGCTGCGAAGTATCCTGGTTTCCGCTCGACTTTAGCTGGGCAGTTCGCACCGCGCTGAGCCGGATCCGGCCTTCTTTGCTGGTGCTGATGGAACTGGAATTCTGGCCCAACATGCTGTCGGCCTGCCAAAATGCGGGCGTACAGACGGCCGTCATCAACGCACGGATGAGCGAACGAAGTTTTCGCGGATACCGCCGCGTCCGTCGGTTGTTGGGACCGCTGTTCGACAGATTCTCAGTCGTCGCCGCGCAGTCTCAATCGTCGGCTGAGCGGCTGGTGACGCTGGGAGCCCGTGCCTCGGCGACTCACGTCACGGGTTCCACAAAATTCGACGGAGCTTCCGCGGACCGGCACAACGCCGTGACGATCGCTCTGCGTGCGGCGCTGGGGATTTCGGACGACGAAACTGTGTTCATCGCCGGCAGCACTCAGGCACCCGAAGAGCAACTGGCTGTCGATGCGTGGAAGTCTGCGCGAGCCGACTTTCCGAACCTGCGGCTGATCGTTGTGCCTCGACATCGCGAACGATTCGACGACGTTGCGGCGATCATTTCGACATCGGGCTGCTCGCTGACGAGGCGATCGACGATCACGGCACCAACGCCCATCGACAGCAGCACCGTCATACTGCTGGACACAATCGGTGAACTCGGAGCCTGCTGGGGACTGGCGGACATCGCGTTCGTCGGAGGCAGCTTCGGCACTCGCGGCGGTCAGAACATGCTGGAACCGGCGGCGTACGGAGCGGCTGTCATGTTCGGACCGAAGACTCGCAACTTTCGCGACATCGTGGCGCAACTGAAATCCGCGGAAGCGGCGATTGAGCTTGCGTCGCCCGAAGAACTTCAGACTCAGCTTCGCCGGTTGCTGATGGATCGAAAGTCGGCGGCGGAACTCGGCCAGCGGGCACAGAACTTCGTGCTGTCGCAGCAGGGAGCGATCGCGAAAACGGTGGAACTGCTGCTGGATTGCCTCAACCCGGATTCACGTGCGCCGTCAGCGAAGAGCACCGCCGACGGCGACGAATGA
- the secA gene encoding preprotein translocase subunit SecA, whose translation MELLEKVGDFFNATTAKFERGITNLFGSSNERRIKKLGFVRDKDGHTSITPGSLLDRINSLEPVWKEKSDDELKQTAALFRQRLREGESLDDLLPEAFAAVRESGRRFLGMRHYDVQMIGGHILHSGMIAEMVTGEGKTLVATLPTFLNALAGKVHVITVNDYLARRDMEWMGPIHLNLGLTIGAIQSNMGPQERQKHYACDITYGTSNQFGFDYLRDNMKPTKELQVQGRLDYAIVDEIDNILIDEARTPLIISGPAHDNLEKYPKANLIAKQLRNGVDFEVKEKEHTCHLTEEGVRRAEELAGVESFYTAGNMEWPHLIDNALRAHFLYKLDVNYVVERDEIIIVDENTGRKMEGRQWSDGLHQAVEAKEGVKIKEESQTLATITLQNYFKLYGKLAGMTGTAMTEAEEFWKIYHLDVMAIPTNRQMQRINFPDNIYGTEKEKWQAVVNEIREIHATGRPILVGTTSIETSELVSNKLVKQGIRHNVLNAKQHEREAEIVAQAGRKGAVTIATNMAGRGTDIILGGNPEHAAWEELKSKYESRLDIPKTEWDRLTAVIADREGMKAEGEDVRSIGGLHVVGTERHDSRRIDLQLRGRSGRQGDPGSSRFFISLDDKLMRLLAGDFVKRVMQWAGLSEGEPIISSMVTRRVEGAQKKIEERHFDQRKNLLEYDEVMDEQRKRTYSYRQRILDGADCRELLIGMMDGQIKRGVSSFLGTNYRESSIAAWAEQKLHLEVDAADLRELDRGQLEEYLRDQGERRADSGIFEQLEIDLPEDEDEEIRSQWNWMALTKWANRQFNLNLNDKDLRKIDRREIHVYLLDLARKSIERWDLSDLEIFLDDQYELKSLCGWAHHHFTLNLNPDDLKGSEIGDIESLLKKKVRERYDEKEYTFPVMVGLSSFLTGDGKSGEKYNRETLARWANTRFKRTFEPERFASMSTAEIHAILVETSRDYLKSKPDSRLVEAKLLELLPDSENESARVTPEQAEALARWADADLKWTVDRERILTLRPAEARAQFTQGIEQVYRPEMRQTERSVLLEILDTAWKDHLYYMGHLRQGIGFVGYAQKDPKTEYKREGRKAFNAMWERVAEQVTQTIFRIEQESPAFVGSLWQITATKHDLAPPVDESPDYQTSGPEPGEPNRAIDPIINDAPKVGRNDPCPCGSGKKYKKCCGK comes from the coding sequence ATGGAGCTTTTGGAAAAGGTCGGCGACTTCTTCAACGCCACCACCGCGAAATTCGAACGCGGCATCACCAACCTGTTCGGTTCGTCGAACGAACGTCGCATCAAGAAGCTGGGCTTTGTTCGCGACAAAGATGGCCACACATCCATTACGCCGGGTTCGTTGCTGGATCGCATCAATTCGCTGGAGCCCGTCTGGAAAGAGAAGTCCGACGACGAACTGAAGCAAACGGCGGCGTTGTTCCGCCAGCGTCTGCGTGAAGGAGAATCGCTGGACGACCTGCTTCCCGAAGCATTCGCCGCCGTGCGCGAATCGGGACGGCGGTTTCTGGGGATGCGGCACTACGACGTTCAGATGATCGGCGGGCATATCCTGCACAGCGGGATGATTGCGGAAATGGTCACCGGCGAAGGCAAGACGCTGGTGGCGACGCTGCCGACTTTTCTGAACGCCCTGGCCGGCAAAGTTCACGTGATCACCGTCAACGACTACCTGGCGCGGCGCGACATGGAATGGATGGGCCCCATTCATCTGAATCTGGGCCTGACCATCGGCGCCATCCAGTCCAACATGGGTCCGCAGGAACGGCAGAAGCATTACGCCTGCGACATTACCTACGGCACCAGCAACCAGTTCGGATTCGACTATCTGCGCGACAATATGAAGCCGACGAAGGAACTGCAGGTGCAGGGGCGGCTCGACTACGCGATTGTCGACGAAATTGACAATATCCTGATCGACGAAGCCCGCACGCCGCTCATCATTTCCGGCCCCGCTCACGACAACCTGGAAAAGTATCCGAAAGCCAATCTAATCGCCAAACAACTCCGTAACGGCGTTGATTTTGAGGTCAAGGAAAAGGAACACACCTGCCATCTGACGGAAGAAGGCGTTCGGCGCGCCGAAGAACTTGCCGGCGTCGAAAGCTTTTACACCGCCGGAAATATGGAATGGCCGCACCTGATCGACAACGCTCTGCGGGCGCACTTCCTGTACAAGCTTGACGTGAACTACGTCGTCGAACGCGATGAGATCATCATTGTCGACGAAAACACCGGTCGAAAAATGGAAGGACGCCAGTGGAGCGACGGATTGCACCAGGCCGTCGAGGCCAAGGAAGGCGTGAAAATCAAGGAAGAATCGCAGACGCTGGCAACAATCACGCTGCAGAACTACTTCAAGCTGTACGGAAAGCTTGCCGGAATGACCGGGACCGCCATGACGGAGGCCGAGGAATTCTGGAAGATCTATCACCTGGATGTGATGGCGATCCCGACCAACCGGCAAATGCAGAGAATCAATTTTCCGGACAACATCTACGGCACGGAAAAGGAGAAATGGCAGGCGGTCGTCAACGAGATCCGGGAAATTCATGCAACCGGCAGACCGATTCTGGTCGGCACAACGTCCATTGAAACCTCAGAACTGGTCAGCAACAAACTCGTCAAACAGGGCATCAGGCACAATGTTCTGAACGCCAAGCAGCACGAACGCGAAGCGGAAATCGTTGCCCAGGCCGGACGGAAGGGTGCCGTGACGATCGCCACCAATATGGCGGGCCGCGGAACCGACATTATTCTTGGCGGCAATCCGGAACATGCCGCATGGGAAGAACTGAAATCCAAATATGAATCCCGTCTGGACATTCCCAAAACAGAATGGGACCGGCTGACGGCGGTCATCGCCGATCGGGAGGGCATGAAAGCCGAAGGCGAAGACGTACGCTCAATCGGCGGCCTGCACGTTGTCGGCACGGAACGGCATGATTCGCGGCGGATCGACCTGCAGCTTCGTGGTCGTTCCGGGCGACAGGGTGATCCGGGTTCCAGCCGCTTCTTCATTTCGCTCGATGACAAGCTGATGCGGCTGCTCGCCGGAGACTTCGTTAAGCGAGTGATGCAGTGGGCCGGCCTGAGCGAAGGTGAGCCGATTATCAGTTCCATGGTGACTCGCCGCGTTGAGGGGGCTCAGAAAAAGATTGAGGAACGTCACTTCGATCAGCGGAAGAACCTGCTGGAATACGACGAAGTGATGGATGAACAGCGGAAGCGCACGTATTCCTATCGGCAGCGCATTCTCGACGGCGCGGATTGTCGCGAGCTGCTGATCGGAATGATGGACGGCCAGATCAAGCGCGGTGTTTCCAGCTTTCTGGGAACCAACTATCGCGAATCCTCCATCGCCGCGTGGGCCGAACAGAAGCTGCATCTGGAAGTCGATGCGGCTGACCTGCGCGAACTCGATCGCGGTCAGTTGGAGGAGTACCTGCGCGACCAGGGAGAACGCCGCGCGGACTCCGGAATCTTCGAACAGCTCGAAATTGACCTGCCGGAAGATGAAGACGAGGAGATCCGGTCACAGTGGAACTGGATGGCTCTGACGAAATGGGCCAACCGTCAGTTCAATCTCAATCTTAACGATAAGGACCTTCGCAAAATTGATCGTCGGGAAATCCATGTCTATCTGCTGGATCTTGCCCGGAAGTCCATCGAACGCTGGGATCTGAGCGATCTGGAAATCTTTCTGGATGACCAATACGAATTGAAATCGCTGTGCGGCTGGGCTCACCACCACTTCACGCTGAACCTGAATCCGGACGATCTGAAGGGCAGCGAAATTGGTGATATTGAAAGCCTGCTGAAGAAGAAGGTCCGCGAACGCTATGACGAAAAAGAATATACATTTCCCGTCATGGTCGGACTCAGCAGCTTCCTGACCGGCGACGGCAAGAGCGGCGAAAAGTACAATCGCGAAACACTGGCACGCTGGGCGAATACACGCTTCAAGAGGACGTTTGAACCGGAGCGGTTCGCGTCGATGTCCACCGCGGAAATCCATGCGATCCTGGTCGAAACCAGCAGGGACTATCTGAAATCAAAACCGGACAGCCGGCTGGTTGAAGCAAAACTTCTGGAACTGCTGCCGGATTCGGAAAACGAATCTGCCCGCGTGACGCCGGAACAGGCTGAAGCGCTGGCCAGATGGGCTGATGCCGACCTGAAGTGGACTGTCGACCGGGAAAGGATTCTGACTCTCCGACCTGCGGAAGCCCGGGCGCAGTTCACGCAGGGCATCGAGCAGGTCTACCGTCCCGAAATGCGGCAGACGGAACGTTCCGTGCTGCTGGAAATTTTGGACACGGCATGGAAAGACCACCTTTACTACATGGGTCATCTGCGACAGGGCATCGGTTTCGTCGGATATGCTCAAAAGGATCCCAAGACGGAATACAAGCGGGAAGGTCGCAAGGCGTTTAATGCCATGTGGGAACGAGTGGCCGAACAGGTGACTCAGACCATCTTTCGCATTGAACAGGAAAGTCCGGCGTTTGTTGGTTCACTCTGGCAGATCACCGCGACGAAGCACGATCTGGCTCCGCCTGTCGACGAGTCTCCTGACTATCAAACAAGCGGGCCGGAACCCGGTGAACCGAATCGAGCCATTGATCCGATTATCAATGACGCGCCCAAGGTCGGCCGCAACGACCCATGCCCCTGCGGCAGCGGCAAGAAGTACAAGAAGTGCTGCGGTAAGTGA
- a CDS encoding polysaccharide biosynthesis/export family protein, whose translation MATIFNHPATGCSTRIRPNAAVWLVASALLTASAGCSQFALNAIPVSRVPSQILAGELKDDFEDISPLRLRQDPPEAYLLAPGDVLGFHIYEQAAAVAAAQTSAARQSNVPLLPAVHFSEDGSLPPAVGNPIVVQDNGTIAVPILSPIHVEGLSLVQATEKVRNAYTVDTDTFPDDTQFSLTMIHRRTVRVQVIREESGGKADITKRGTGHIVDLPAYENDVLHALSETGGMPGTDAKNEVLIYRGMFNEAISYDQVLNGICVDNCQDPCFCNEAPLPDPPNLTRIPLRYNPANPPVFSQDQILLHDGDIVIIRSRDEETFLTAGLLGGGEYPLPRDKDLDVLGAIAIAGGPLGNFGTGIGGVGGGARGRGFGGTANRGGGGYCQPSEVIVIRELPCGNQITIKVDLNKALEDRSQRILIKPNDVVMLRYTLTEEIGNVVLNLIQFNYFLNSIGR comes from the coding sequence ATGGCAACGATCTTCAATCATCCGGCCACAGGCTGTTCGACTCGGATCCGACCGAATGCCGCCGTTTGGCTGGTGGCATCAGCGCTGCTGACAGCGTCAGCGGGATGCAGTCAGTTCGCATTGAATGCGATCCCTGTGTCGCGAGTGCCTTCTCAGATCCTCGCCGGCGAGCTGAAGGACGACTTCGAAGACATCTCTCCGCTGCGACTGCGGCAGGATCCGCCGGAAGCCTATCTGCTGGCCCCCGGCGATGTCCTTGGATTCCACATCTACGAACAGGCCGCGGCCGTCGCGGCAGCACAGACAAGCGCGGCTCGACAGTCGAACGTTCCGCTGCTGCCGGCAGTGCATTTTTCTGAAGACGGCAGCCTGCCCCCGGCCGTCGGGAATCCGATTGTCGTGCAGGACAACGGCACCATCGCGGTACCCATTCTGTCGCCGATTCACGTAGAAGGACTGTCGCTGGTTCAGGCAACCGAGAAAGTGCGAAACGCCTATACCGTCGATACTGATACATTTCCCGATGACACGCAGTTCTCGCTGACCATGATCCACCGTCGCACCGTGCGAGTGCAGGTGATTCGCGAAGAAAGCGGCGGGAAGGCCGACATCACAAAACGCGGAACCGGTCACATCGTGGACCTGCCCGCCTATGAGAACGACGTGCTGCACGCTTTGAGCGAAACCGGCGGGATGCCCGGAACGGACGCGAAGAACGAGGTCCTCATCTATCGCGGGATGTTCAACGAAGCGATCAGCTACGATCAGGTGCTGAATGGGATCTGCGTCGACAACTGCCAGGACCCGTGCTTCTGCAACGAAGCACCACTGCCTGATCCGCCAAACCTGACTCGAATCCCGCTGCGATACAATCCGGCCAATCCACCGGTGTTCAGTCAGGACCAGATCCTGCTCCACGACGGCGACATCGTGATCATTCGCAGCCGCGACGAAGAAACCTTCCTGACAGCCGGCCTGCTGGGCGGTGGCGAGTACCCGCTGCCCCGCGACAAGGACCTGGACGTTTTGGGAGCGATCGCCATCGCCGGGGGCCCGCTGGGTAACTTCGGAACTGGTATCGGCGGCGTCGGTGGTGGAGCCCGCGGTCGCGGCTTCGGAGGCACCGCCAATCGTGGCGGCGGCGGATACTGCCAGCCATCGGAAGTGATCGTGATTCGCGAACTGCCGTGTGGTAACCAGATTACGATCAAGGTCGACCTGAACAAGGCTTTGGAAGATCGGTCGCAGCGAATCCTGATCAAGCCTAACGACGTCGTGATGCTGCGATACACGCTGACCGAAGAAATCGGAAACGTGGTGCTGAACCTGATTCAGTTCAACTACTTCCTGAACTCAATCGGCCGATAA